A genome region from Erythrolamprus reginae isolate rEryReg1 chromosome 4, rEryReg1.hap1, whole genome shotgun sequence includes the following:
- the B4GALT4 gene encoding beta-1,4-galactosyltransferase 4 isoform X1, whose product MGFWCASFHPSYKLQLLMLITLCVLLTGWATSTYLVDILHETPAAKVMFGSFEKPTTIKEEQMENSKRKAMLIEKLPTAVPPCPSLSPYLRGSSKLIFRASLTLEELQKENPSVIKGRHRPKECTAQQRVAILIPHRNREKHLLYLLENLHPFLQRQQLDYGLYVIHQAGNAKFNRAKLLNVGYLEALKEENWDCFIFHDVDLVPENDFNIYVCGSQPKHLVVGRNSTGYRLRYQGYFGGVTALTREQFLKVNGFSNNYWGWGGEDDDLRIRVGIQKMKIIRPSPSIAKYTMIFHTRDQGNEANGQRMNLLRRVSRVWKSDGLNSCSYKLLSKEYNLLYTNITVDFGRQTKAKFS is encoded by the exons ATGGGCTTTTGGTGTGCCAGCTTTCACCCCTCCTACAAACTGCAGCTATTGATGCTCATTACCCTCTGCGTCTTATTGACAGGCTGGGCTACCTCCACCTACCTGGTGGATATTTTACATGAAACACCAGCAGCAAAAGTCATGTTTGGAAGTTTCGAGAAGCCAACCACTATTAAGGAGGAACAAATGGAAAATTCAAAGAGGAAGGCCATGCTTATCGAGAAACTACCCACAGCAGTACCTCCCTGCCCTTCTCTGTCCCCATATCTGC GAGGCTCCAGCAAGCTCATTTTCAGAGCATCTCTCACTCTGGAAGAACTGCAAAAAGAGAATCCTTCGGTAATCAAAGGGCGCCATAGGCCAAAAGAATGCACAGCTCAGCAACGGGTGGCTATATTGATTCCACACCGCAATCGAGAGAAGCATCTGCTGTACCTATTGGAGAACCTTCATCCATTCTTGCAGAGACAGCAACTGGATTATGGCCTTTATGTCATCCACCAG GCTGGCAATGCCAAATTTAACAGAGCAAAACTTCTAAATGTGGGATACCTGGAGGCACTGAAAGAAGAGAACTGGGATTGTTTTATTTTCCATGATGTGGACTTAGTGCCAGAGAACGACTTCAACATTTATGTATGTGGCAGTCAGCCAAAGCACCTGGTAGTGGGGAGAAATAGCACAGGCTACAG GTTGCGTTACCAAGGATACTTTGGCGGCGTAACTGCTCTGACAAGGGAGCAATTTCTGAAGGTGAATGGATTTTCAAACAACTACTGGGGCTGGGGAGGAGAGGACGATGACCTTCGAATCAG GGTTGGAAtacagaaaatgaaaataatccgCCCTTCCCCCAGTATAGCCAAGTACACTATGATCTTTCATACCAGAGACCAAGGCAATGAGGCAAATGGCCAGAG AATGAATCTATTGCGCCGGGTGTCTCGAGTATGGAAGAGTGATGGGCTAAATTCATGTTCCTATAAACTGCTTTCAAAAGAATACAATCTTTTATATACAAATATTACAGTGGATTTTGGAAGGCAAACTAAGGCAAAGTTTTCATAA
- the B4GALT4 gene encoding beta-1,4-galactosyltransferase 4 isoform X2, which produces MGFWCASFHPSYKLQLLMLITLCVLLTGWATSTYLVDILHETPAAKVMFGSFEKPTTIKEEQMENSKRKAMLIEKLPTAVPPCPSLSPYLRGSSKLIFRASLTLEELQKENPSVIKGRHRPKECTAQQRVAILIPHRNREKHLLYLLENLHPFLQRQQLDYGLYVIHQAGNAKFNRAKLLNVGYLEALKEENWDCFIFHDVDLVPENDFNIYVCGSQPKHLVVGRNSTGYRLRYQGYFGGVTALTREQFLKVNGFSNNYWGWGGEDDDLRIRAKCVSLCERRRTVNCLTAAS; this is translated from the exons ATGGGCTTTTGGTGTGCCAGCTTTCACCCCTCCTACAAACTGCAGCTATTGATGCTCATTACCCTCTGCGTCTTATTGACAGGCTGGGCTACCTCCACCTACCTGGTGGATATTTTACATGAAACACCAGCAGCAAAAGTCATGTTTGGAAGTTTCGAGAAGCCAACCACTATTAAGGAGGAACAAATGGAAAATTCAAAGAGGAAGGCCATGCTTATCGAGAAACTACCCACAGCAGTACCTCCCTGCCCTTCTCTGTCCCCATATCTGC GAGGCTCCAGCAAGCTCATTTTCAGAGCATCTCTCACTCTGGAAGAACTGCAAAAAGAGAATCCTTCGGTAATCAAAGGGCGCCATAGGCCAAAAGAATGCACAGCTCAGCAACGGGTGGCTATATTGATTCCACACCGCAATCGAGAGAAGCATCTGCTGTACCTATTGGAGAACCTTCATCCATTCTTGCAGAGACAGCAACTGGATTATGGCCTTTATGTCATCCACCAG GCTGGCAATGCCAAATTTAACAGAGCAAAACTTCTAAATGTGGGATACCTGGAGGCACTGAAAGAAGAGAACTGGGATTGTTTTATTTTCCATGATGTGGACTTAGTGCCAGAGAACGACTTCAACATTTATGTATGTGGCAGTCAGCCAAAGCACCTGGTAGTGGGGAGAAATAGCACAGGCTACAG GTTGCGTTACCAAGGATACTTTGGCGGCGTAACTGCTCTGACAAGGGAGCAATTTCTGAAGGTGAATGGATTTTCAAACAACTACTGGGGCTGGGGAGGAGAGGACGATGACCTTCGAATCAG agcaaagtgtgtttcactttgtgaaagaagaaggactgtgaattgcctcacagctgcaagttaa
- the LOC139166426 gene encoding beta-1,4-galactosyltransferase 3-like isoform X4 codes for MNFSRAENSCFLLLLVIFQVIFFLILYRGSSSVLFQDHLQMQKSLDYSKSEDVYINLSLFTPPTHKTTIKTCAPQSNILVGLLTITFDLLPSERTIIHKNPYVQLGGCYSPPHCLARYKTAVIVPCRDYEKQLHQFLYYLHPFLQRQQVSYCIYLIHQAGTGPFNRAKLLNVGVHEAMKDNDWDCLLLHNMDLIPENDYNLYVCDKYYPKHLSTAIDKLYYRLPYSSVFSGVTALTPDHYMKINGFPNTYWERLDEDDDIAERIHIAGMKIIKVPLHVGRYKMVGYGQTASPLPNLKRPAELHTSQTWKDDGTNSLVFKLLEKKKKYLYTHIMVDIGATPALPPPSRRKRDNT; via the exons atgaatttttctAGAGCAGAAAATTCTTGCTTTCTGCTTCTCTTGGTAATCTTTCAAGTTATATTCTTCTTGATACTTTATCGAGGCAGCAGTTCAGTTTTATTTCAGGATCATTTACAAATGCAAAAGTCATTGGACTATTCAAAATCAGAAGATGTCTATATAAATCTTAGTTTATTCACTCCTCCTACTCATAAGACCACTATAAAGACTTGTGCACCACAGTCAAACATACTTG TTGGACTCTTAACCATCACCTTTGATCTACTACCCAGTGAAAGAACAATTATTCACAAAAATCCGTATGTCCAGTTGGGTGGCTGTTACAGCCCACCTCATTGTCTAGCCCGCTACAAAACTGCTGTAATTGTACCATGCAGGGACTATGAAAAGCAGTTGCATCAATTTCTCTATTACCTTCATCCCTTTCTCCAACGTCAACAGGTTAGCTATTGTATCTACTTGATTCATCAG GCTGGAACTGGTCCATTTAACAGAGCAAAGCTCCTTAATGTTGGCGTCCATGAGGCCATGAAAGACAATGATTGGGACTGTCTGCTTCTACATAATATGGATCTTATTCCAGAAAATGACTATAATCTTTATGTCTGTGATAAATATTATCCCAAACACTTATCCACTGCTATTGACAAGTTATATTACCG CTTGCCATATTCATCTGTTTTTAGTGGTGTTACTGCTTTGACCCCAGACCACTACATGAAGATAAATGGGTTTCCAAACACATACTGGGAGCGACTTGATGAAGATGATGACATTGCAGAAAG GATCCATATAGCAGGAATGAAAATAATTAAGGTTCCTCTTCATGTTGGACGTTACAAAATGGTGGGTTATGGACAAACAGCTAGCCCTTTGCCAAATCTAAAAAG GCCTGCTGAATTGCATACTTCCCAAACATGGAAAGACGATGGAACAAATTCTCTTGTCTTCAAACtcttagaaaagaagaaaaaatatctttatACACACATTATGGTAGATATTGGAGCCACGCCAGCATTACCACCTCCAAGTAGAAGAAAAAGGGATAACACTTGA
- the LOC139166426 gene encoding beta-1,4-galactosyltransferase 3-like isoform X1, which yields MNFSRAENSCFLLLLVIFQVIFFLILYRGSSSVLFQDHLQMQKSLDYSKSEDVYINLSLFTPPTHKTTIKTCAPQSNILVGLLTITFDLLPSERTIIHKNPYVQLGGCYSPPHCLARYKTAVIVPCRDYEKQLHQFLYYLHPFLQRQQVSYCIYLIHQAGTGPFNRAKLLNVGVHEAMKDNDWDCLLLHNMDLIPENDYNLYVCDKYYPKHLSTAIDKLYYRGVTALTPDHYMKINGFPNTYWERLDEDDDIAERIHIAGMKIIKVPLHVGRYKMVGYGQTASPLPNLKRPAELHTSQTWKDDGTNSLVFKLLEKKKKYLYTHIMVDIGATPALPPPSRRKRDNT from the exons atgaatttttctAGAGCAGAAAATTCTTGCTTTCTGCTTCTCTTGGTAATCTTTCAAGTTATATTCTTCTTGATACTTTATCGAGGCAGCAGTTCAGTTTTATTTCAGGATCATTTACAAATGCAAAAGTCATTGGACTATTCAAAATCAGAAGATGTCTATATAAATCTTAGTTTATTCACTCCTCCTACTCATAAGACCACTATAAAGACTTGTGCACCACAGTCAAACATACTTG TTGGACTCTTAACCATCACCTTTGATCTACTACCCAGTGAAAGAACAATTATTCACAAAAATCCGTATGTCCAGTTGGGTGGCTGTTACAGCCCACCTCATTGTCTAGCCCGCTACAAAACTGCTGTAATTGTACCATGCAGGGACTATGAAAAGCAGTTGCATCAATTTCTCTATTACCTTCATCCCTTTCTCCAACGTCAACAGGTTAGCTATTGTATCTACTTGATTCATCAG GCTGGAACTGGTCCATTTAACAGAGCAAAGCTCCTTAATGTTGGCGTCCATGAGGCCATGAAAGACAATGATTGGGACTGTCTGCTTCTACATAATATGGATCTTATTCCAGAAAATGACTATAATCTTTATGTCTGTGATAAATATTATCCCAAACACTTATCCACTGCTATTGACAAGTTATATTACCG TGGTGTTACTGCTTTGACCCCAGACCACTACATGAAGATAAATGGGTTTCCAAACACATACTGGGAGCGACTTGATGAAGATGATGACATTGCAGAAAG GATCCATATAGCAGGAATGAAAATAATTAAGGTTCCTCTTCATGTTGGACGTTACAAAATGGTGGGTTATGGACAAACAGCTAGCCCTTTGCCAAATCTAAAAAG GCCTGCTGAATTGCATACTTCCCAAACATGGAAAGACGATGGAACAAATTCTCTTGTCTTCAAACtcttagaaaagaagaaaaaatatctttatACACACATTATGGTAGATATTGGAGCCACGCCAGCATTACCACCTCCAAGTAGAAGAAAAAGGGATAACACTTGA
- the LOC139166426 gene encoding beta-1,4-galactosyltransferase 3-like isoform X5, with product MKELIHQRCICSRMAFGLLTITFDLLPSERTIIHKNPYVQLGGCYSPPHCLARYKTAVIVPCRDYEKQLHQFLYYLHPFLQRQQVSYCIYLIHQAGTGPFNRAKLLNVGVHEAMKDNDWDCLLLHNMDLIPENDYNLYVCDKYYPKHLSTAIDKLYYRLPYSSVFSGVTALTPDHYMKINGFPNTYWERLDEDDDIAERIHIAGMKIIKVPLHVGRYKMVGYGQTASPLPNLKRPAELHTSQTWKDDGTNSLVFKLLEKKKKYLYTHIMVDIGATPALPPPSRRKRDNT from the exons ATGAAAGAATTGATTCACCAAAGATGCATTTGTTCTAGAATGGCCT TTGGACTCTTAACCATCACCTTTGATCTACTACCCAGTGAAAGAACAATTATTCACAAAAATCCGTATGTCCAGTTGGGTGGCTGTTACAGCCCACCTCATTGTCTAGCCCGCTACAAAACTGCTGTAATTGTACCATGCAGGGACTATGAAAAGCAGTTGCATCAATTTCTCTATTACCTTCATCCCTTTCTCCAACGTCAACAGGTTAGCTATTGTATCTACTTGATTCATCAG GCTGGAACTGGTCCATTTAACAGAGCAAAGCTCCTTAATGTTGGCGTCCATGAGGCCATGAAAGACAATGATTGGGACTGTCTGCTTCTACATAATATGGATCTTATTCCAGAAAATGACTATAATCTTTATGTCTGTGATAAATATTATCCCAAACACTTATCCACTGCTATTGACAAGTTATATTACCG CTTGCCATATTCATCTGTTTTTAGTGGTGTTACTGCTTTGACCCCAGACCACTACATGAAGATAAATGGGTTTCCAAACACATACTGGGAGCGACTTGATGAAGATGATGACATTGCAGAAAG GATCCATATAGCAGGAATGAAAATAATTAAGGTTCCTCTTCATGTTGGACGTTACAAAATGGTGGGTTATGGACAAACAGCTAGCCCTTTGCCAAATCTAAAAAG GCCTGCTGAATTGCATACTTCCCAAACATGGAAAGACGATGGAACAAATTCTCTTGTCTTCAAACtcttagaaaagaagaaaaaatatctttatACACACATTATGGTAGATATTGGAGCCACGCCAGCATTACCACCTCCAAGTAGAAGAAAAAGGGATAACACTTGA
- the LOC139166426 gene encoding beta-1,4-galactosyltransferase 3-like isoform X3 — protein MNFSRAENSCFLLLLVIFQVIFFLILYRGSSSVLFQDHLQMQKSLDYSKSEDVYINLSLFTPPTHKTTIKTCAPQSNILVGLLTITFDLLPSERTIIHKNPYVQLGGCYSPPHCLARYKTAVIVPCRDYEKQLHQFLYYLHPFLQRQQVSYCIYLIHQAGTGPFNRAKLLNVGVHEAMKDNDWDCLLLHNMDLIPENDYNLYVCDKYYPKHLSTAIDKLYYRLPYSSVFSGVTALTPDHYMKINGFPNTYWERLDEDDDIAERPAELHTSQTWKDDGTNSLVFKLLEKKKKYLYTHIMVDIGATPALPPPSRRKRDNT, from the exons atgaatttttctAGAGCAGAAAATTCTTGCTTTCTGCTTCTCTTGGTAATCTTTCAAGTTATATTCTTCTTGATACTTTATCGAGGCAGCAGTTCAGTTTTATTTCAGGATCATTTACAAATGCAAAAGTCATTGGACTATTCAAAATCAGAAGATGTCTATATAAATCTTAGTTTATTCACTCCTCCTACTCATAAGACCACTATAAAGACTTGTGCACCACAGTCAAACATACTTG TTGGACTCTTAACCATCACCTTTGATCTACTACCCAGTGAAAGAACAATTATTCACAAAAATCCGTATGTCCAGTTGGGTGGCTGTTACAGCCCACCTCATTGTCTAGCCCGCTACAAAACTGCTGTAATTGTACCATGCAGGGACTATGAAAAGCAGTTGCATCAATTTCTCTATTACCTTCATCCCTTTCTCCAACGTCAACAGGTTAGCTATTGTATCTACTTGATTCATCAG GCTGGAACTGGTCCATTTAACAGAGCAAAGCTCCTTAATGTTGGCGTCCATGAGGCCATGAAAGACAATGATTGGGACTGTCTGCTTCTACATAATATGGATCTTATTCCAGAAAATGACTATAATCTTTATGTCTGTGATAAATATTATCCCAAACACTTATCCACTGCTATTGACAAGTTATATTACCG CTTGCCATATTCATCTGTTTTTAGTGGTGTTACTGCTTTGACCCCAGACCACTACATGAAGATAAATGGGTTTCCAAACACATACTGGGAGCGACTTGATGAAGATGATGACATTGCAGAAAG GCCTGCTGAATTGCATACTTCCCAAACATGGAAAGACGATGGAACAAATTCTCTTGTCTTCAAACtcttagaaaagaagaaaaaatatctttatACACACATTATGGTAGATATTGGAGCCACGCCAGCATTACCACCTCCAAGTAGAAGAAAAAGGGATAACACTTGA
- the LOC139166426 gene encoding beta-1,4-galactosyltransferase 3-like isoform X2, whose amino-acid sequence MNFSRAENSCFLLLLVIFQVIFFLILYRGSSSVLFQDHLQMQKSLDYSKSEDVYINLSLFTPPTHKTTIKTCAPQSNILVGLLTITFDLLPSERTIIHKNPYVQLGGCYSPPHCLARYKTAVIVPCRDYEKQLHQFLYYLHPFLQRQQAGTGPFNRAKLLNVGVHEAMKDNDWDCLLLHNMDLIPENDYNLYVCDKYYPKHLSTAIDKLYYRLPYSSVFSGVTALTPDHYMKINGFPNTYWERLDEDDDIAERIHIAGMKIIKVPLHVGRYKMVGYGQTASPLPNLKRPAELHTSQTWKDDGTNSLVFKLLEKKKKYLYTHIMVDIGATPALPPPSRRKRDNT is encoded by the exons atgaatttttctAGAGCAGAAAATTCTTGCTTTCTGCTTCTCTTGGTAATCTTTCAAGTTATATTCTTCTTGATACTTTATCGAGGCAGCAGTTCAGTTTTATTTCAGGATCATTTACAAATGCAAAAGTCATTGGACTATTCAAAATCAGAAGATGTCTATATAAATCTTAGTTTATTCACTCCTCCTACTCATAAGACCACTATAAAGACTTGTGCACCACAGTCAAACATACTTG TTGGACTCTTAACCATCACCTTTGATCTACTACCCAGTGAAAGAACAATTATTCACAAAAATCCGTATGTCCAGTTGGGTGGCTGTTACAGCCCACCTCATTGTCTAGCCCGCTACAAAACTGCTGTAATTGTACCATGCAGGGACTATGAAAAGCAGTTGCATCAATTTCTCTATTACCTTCATCCCTTTCTCCAACGTCAACAG GCTGGAACTGGTCCATTTAACAGAGCAAAGCTCCTTAATGTTGGCGTCCATGAGGCCATGAAAGACAATGATTGGGACTGTCTGCTTCTACATAATATGGATCTTATTCCAGAAAATGACTATAATCTTTATGTCTGTGATAAATATTATCCCAAACACTTATCCACTGCTATTGACAAGTTATATTACCG CTTGCCATATTCATCTGTTTTTAGTGGTGTTACTGCTTTGACCCCAGACCACTACATGAAGATAAATGGGTTTCCAAACACATACTGGGAGCGACTTGATGAAGATGATGACATTGCAGAAAG GATCCATATAGCAGGAATGAAAATAATTAAGGTTCCTCTTCATGTTGGACGTTACAAAATGGTGGGTTATGGACAAACAGCTAGCCCTTTGCCAAATCTAAAAAG GCCTGCTGAATTGCATACTTCCCAAACATGGAAAGACGATGGAACAAATTCTCTTGTCTTCAAACtcttagaaaagaagaaaaaatatctttatACACACATTATGGTAGATATTGGAGCCACGCCAGCATTACCACCTCCAAGTAGAAGAAAAAGGGATAACACTTGA
- the LOC139166426 gene encoding beta-1,4-galactosyltransferase 3-like isoform X6, with product MNFSRAENSCFLLLLVIFQVIFFLILYRGSSSVLFQDHLQMQKSLDYSKSEDVYINLSLFTPPTHKTTIKTCAPQSNILVGLLTITFDLLPSERTIIHKNPYVQLGGCYSPPHCLARYKTAVIVPCRDYEKQLHQFLYYLHPFLQRQQAGTGPFNRAKLLNVGVHEAMKDNDWDCLLLHNMDLIPENDYNLYVCDKYYPKHLSTAIDKLYYRLPYSSVFSGVTALTPDHYMKINGFPNTYWERLDEDDDIAERPAELHTSQTWKDDGTNSLVFKLLEKKKKYLYTHIMVDIGATPALPPPSRRKRDNT from the exons atgaatttttctAGAGCAGAAAATTCTTGCTTTCTGCTTCTCTTGGTAATCTTTCAAGTTATATTCTTCTTGATACTTTATCGAGGCAGCAGTTCAGTTTTATTTCAGGATCATTTACAAATGCAAAAGTCATTGGACTATTCAAAATCAGAAGATGTCTATATAAATCTTAGTTTATTCACTCCTCCTACTCATAAGACCACTATAAAGACTTGTGCACCACAGTCAAACATACTTG TTGGACTCTTAACCATCACCTTTGATCTACTACCCAGTGAAAGAACAATTATTCACAAAAATCCGTATGTCCAGTTGGGTGGCTGTTACAGCCCACCTCATTGTCTAGCCCGCTACAAAACTGCTGTAATTGTACCATGCAGGGACTATGAAAAGCAGTTGCATCAATTTCTCTATTACCTTCATCCCTTTCTCCAACGTCAACAG GCTGGAACTGGTCCATTTAACAGAGCAAAGCTCCTTAATGTTGGCGTCCATGAGGCCATGAAAGACAATGATTGGGACTGTCTGCTTCTACATAATATGGATCTTATTCCAGAAAATGACTATAATCTTTATGTCTGTGATAAATATTATCCCAAACACTTATCCACTGCTATTGACAAGTTATATTACCG CTTGCCATATTCATCTGTTTTTAGTGGTGTTACTGCTTTGACCCCAGACCACTACATGAAGATAAATGGGTTTCCAAACACATACTGGGAGCGACTTGATGAAGATGATGACATTGCAGAAAG GCCTGCTGAATTGCATACTTCCCAAACATGGAAAGACGATGGAACAAATTCTCTTGTCTTCAAACtcttagaaaagaagaaaaaatatctttatACACACATTATGGTAGATATTGGAGCCACGCCAGCATTACCACCTCCAAGTAGAAGAAAAAGGGATAACACTTGA